The Acidaminococcus fermentans DSM 20731 sequence AAAGGTAGGGCAGAGGGCTTGGAAAAGGGCCTGGAAAAAGGCATCCAGCAGGAGCGCAACAGCAACATCCTCGGCATGCTGCGGGAAAAGATCCCCATGGAGACCATCGCCCGCATCACGAAAGTATCGGTGGAGCAGATCCGGGAACTGGGAAAATTGAATGGTATGTTGTAAAGGACAAGCAGGGCTGCGGCCCTGCTTTCTTTATGAAGACTGCGATTGCGGGCCGACCAGAAGGGCGGCCCCTACGGCGTTGGAATTATCGGTTCATCCAGCCGCCATAGGGGTCGATTGTCCTGTTCGACTCGCCTGCGTCTTTCTTCCATTGCCTTTTCTCCGTGCGAAACGTATAATGGTAATATTATGGTTGACTATAACTCAAGATGTCGGTTTGCCCCGGAAAAGAAGTCAGACCGCTCCCTAAAGGGAGCTGAAAGAAGTCAGAAGTCAGCTTGTCTGGCAATAAGACATAGGATAGTAATGCTATGTCATACAAAGGTGTAGAATTTACACAAAAGTAGCGGTTGGATGTAGAATCGAATTGCTTGCACTACCAAGCTGACATCTCGAAGCCCGTAAGGGCTGAGTCTGACATCTGACATCTTTATAGACGCAGACATCTCGAAGCCCGTAAGGGCCGAGTCTGACATCTGGCATCTACTATAAGGAGAGAATTCATGAAATACAACTACCTCATCGTCGGCGCCGGCTTGTATGGCGCCGCTTTTGCGCAGCAGGCCCGGGAAGCAGGCAAATCCGTCCTGGTCATCGACAAGCGGCCCCAGATTGCCGGCAACGTGTATACCCGGGACGTGGAAGGCATCCATGTGCACCAGTATGGCGCCCACATCTTCCACACCAACAATAAGGAAGTATGGGACTACGTGAACCGGTTTGCCACCTTCAACCGCTTCACCAACTCCCCAGTGGCCAACTACCATGGGGAACTGTTCTCTCTGCCCTTCAACATGTACACTTTCAACAAAATGTGGGGTGTGGCGACACCGGAAGAAGCCACTGCCAAAATTGAGGAACAGAAGCGCCAGGCGGGGATCACCAACCCCCGAAACCTGGAGGAACAGGCCATTTCCCTGGTGGGTACCGACATCTACGAAAAACTAATCAAGGGGTATACGGAAAAACAGTGGGGCCGTCCCTGCACAGAACTGCCGGCTTTCATCATCAAACGCCTGCCGGTGCGGCTGACCTTTGACAACAACTACTTCAATGCCCTGTATCAGGGCATCCCTGTGGGCGGGTACACCAGACTGGTGGCCAATATGCTGGAAGGCATCGAAGTGCGCCTGAACGAGGATTATCTGGAGAACAAAGAAAAATGGGATGCCCTGGCGGATAAAGTGGTCTATACCGGTCCCATCGATGCTTATTTCCACTATGAATATGGTCCCCTGGAATACCGCAGCGTCCGGTTTGAAACAGAACTGCTGGATAAACCCAATTACCAGGGCGTAGCCGCCATGAACTACACCGACCGGGAAACACCCTGGACCCGGATCATCGAACACAAATGGTTCCAGTTCGGCAAAGACGATAACGGCAACGACCTGTCCAAAACCGTCATCAGCCGGGAATACAGCTCCGAATGGAAAGTAGGGGATGAACCCTACTATCCAGTAAACGATGAGAAGAACAGCGCCCTGTATCAAAAGTACAGACAGCGTGCCGCAGACGAGAAAAATGTCCTGTTCGGTGGCCGGCTCGGAGAGTATAAGTATTACGATATGGATGCAGTCCTTGGAGTCGCACTGGCTGCGGCAAAGGAAGAATTGCGTAAGTAGTACTATTGGATTGCCCCGTTAGTTAAGAAGTCAGACCGCCACGAGGATAAAGATGTCAGACCGCTCCCTAAAGGGAGCTGAAAGAAGTCAGATGTCAGCTTGATTGGTGATAAGTAGTAGGATATTATTGCTAATCCGGACTAAAGTGAAGAATTTACGCAAATGTAACGGTTAGAGGCAGGGCCGAACTGCCCACACTACCAAGCTGACATCTCAAGGCCGAAGGCCGGCTCTGACTTCTGACATCTTGAAAAGGATGGTGAGATAATTGTTCTTCCAAAAGATGATTGTATGGGATAAAGCAAAAAAATTGACCATTGATACCTATCGACTTGTAAAATTTTTACCCAAAGAAGAATTGTACTCCTTATCTGACCAGATGCGACGCGCTGCCATTTCTATCATATCCAATATTGCAGAAGGTTCTGGTAGAGTCACGGCTCGAGAAACTCGCTATTTTTTGGGCATTGCCCGTGGATCTGTTAACGAGCTTCATGCGCAACTGATAGTCTGCCAGGAACTGGAATATCTGACTCAAGCGCAAGTCAAACCGCTGATGGCGTTGTCAGATGAAGTAAGAAGGATGCTGACGTCACTTATAGCGAAAGAGTCTTATGACTAGGATAAAGAAGTCAGACCGCCCCTGAGGGGGCTGAAAGATGTCAGATGTCAGCTTGCTCTGGATAAGAAGTCAGAGCGCTCGCTTTGCTCGCTTAAAGATGTCAGAAGTCAGCTTGTCTGGCGATAAGATGTAGGCTAGTACTACTAAATTGGACAAAAGTGAAGAATTTATGTAAAAGTAGCGGTTGGATGTAGAATTGAACTACCCGTACTACCAAGCTGACTTCTCAAGGCCCGTGAGGGTCGCTCTGACATCTGACATCTCATAAAACTACCGTATCTACAACGACGTTGCTAATCGACATACGCCGTTTCAAAAGAAAGGAACGAAACCAATGGACCTCAAAATCCTCATTGCCGCCCATAAACCCTACTGGATGCCCTCCGACCCTGTTTACCTGCCTTTGCAGGTGGGGGCTGAGGGAAAATCTTTGATTCCGGGATATACGCCGGACAACACCGGGGACAATATTTCCTCCAAGAATCCCCATTACTGCGAACTAACCGGATTGTACTGGGCCTGGAAGAATCTTTCCTGTGAGTATATCGGCCTGTGCCATTACAGACGGTACTTCGGCCACCAGGTCCATACGGACGACCTGGAAAAGAAAAAGGCGGCCATCTTCAGCGGTGCCGATTACGAAAAGCTGCTGGGCCAGTATGATGTGATCCTGCCCGTAAAGCGGAACTATTACATCGAAACTGTGCGCAGCCAGTACGAACACGCCCATTACAAAAAAGACCTTGACGAAGTGGAAGCCATCATTGCCGAAAAATATCCCCAATACAGCGCTGCTTTCACCACCGTCATGAACCGGCGCAAGCTCCACATCCTGAACATGTTTGCCATGAAAAAGACCCTGTTCGACCAGTACTGCAGCTGGCTGTTTGATATCCTGTTCACCCTGGAAAGCCGCATCGACATCAGCAGCTACAGCCCTTATGAAGCCCGGATCTACGGCTTCCTGTCCGAACGCCTCTTTAACGTCTGGCTGGAAAAACAGGGGCTGAAAGAAGTGGAAGTGCCCGTGGTATTTTTGGAGAGAGTGGACTGGCCGAAGAAGATTCGGGAGTTTTTGGCCCGTAAATTTCTTGGTAAGAAGCAGTAAGAGAGGTCAGACCGCGCATGTAAAGAAGTCAGACCGCCCTTGACGGGGCTGAAAGATGTCAGATGTCAGCTTGTTCACTGAAATATTTATTGTTTTTTGTGAATCCGGACAAAATGACTTATTTTTGTCAAGTTTGACAGGAAACAGATTCAAACGATTTCAAACGATTCCGGTGATACTGGAGGGATGCGCCGAAGGAAGATAGGTAATATCTGTCAGCAGTACCATGCGAGGGCCATAGTCCTCAAACTGGCGCTGCAGCAGGTTATCGGCCACCGTATTGGTCTTCAGGGCTTTCGCCAGCTGCCGATAGGGATTCGCCTTCCTGATGGGGCAAAGCAGGTGGAACTTTTTCATCAGACGACGGATTTTCTTCACATTCATAATGACGGGCGGATCCATGTGGAGCAGCTCCATATAGATGCTGCGGGCGTCCTTCTTGTACCCTCGTCTTTTGTAAGCGGCAAGGATCAGTTCAAAGTCCTTGCGGTCCTGTTCTTCCTGGGCCTGCCGAAATGCTTCCGCCTTTACCCAGGCATAATAACCGCTTCGGGACACGCCTGCCATCTTGCATAAACTGCTGATGGAAAGTCTGTTCTCGCTGGTACTTACCGTCTTTTCTATGATTTCGAACACACAAGAGGAATCGTTCATGAGCAGAGAACCTACCTTTTTGTGTTCTTGATCGCGGAAATTTTTTTTAATATTCCACTTCCTGCCGCAAGTATTCAACTTCATGTCTGAGGGCCTTAATGTCATCTTCAGGCTTGACCTTGGCGGCGGTGTCAGACCTGTCGGCGGGTCTCCTGCCTTCATAGAAACAACCATATTTGGCATATTCCTCTTTGATATGCTGGAGAGCACCGCCAATGCGTCTTTCGCCCAGCACAGCAGGGTCAAAGCCGTATTTTTTGAAGACGTCTTTAGGATAGACTCCTTCCATATATTCGGTGTAAAAGATTTCTTTAAAGGACTTCCTCAGGACCAGGGTAGAGCGGCTTACGCTATACACATAAGGGTTCTGGCGCAACGCTGCAATCTGCTCCTCAGTAAAAAGTTTTCTGCTCATGTGGATTCTCCTTGGCTTTATTGGATTTGAGGATACCACATGCATATGATTGTGTTCAATAGGTTGGGTCCAAAAATGAGCACGCCAATTTTAAAGGATTCAAATTGTAGCCTGTCCAATTTTGTGGGCAGGTGCTACTCTTAAAAAGTGTCCACACTTATGGGGACAGTATAGATCCATTGTGGGGACAGTCATTAGTTGCTAACAGACAACCTATAGACTTTTTGAAAAAACGCTATAATTTTTCCAATAAATGGAATTAAAACTTGAAATATATCCTGTATACGATAAAATATGAGTAAGAGGAGGTGTGGTTATGCTGATAAAATATTGGATCGAGAATTATAAATCTTTTTATAAGCGGGCAGAATTCCATATGCAGCCTGCACCTCGGCTGCAGCAGCTTTCTTACAGCGTATTGAATGAAAAGGCGGGAAGGAAAAAAGTTCGTGGACTTTGCTCCAGTGTAGTCTATGGACCCAATGCGGCAGGAAAAACATCTTTCCTAGGAGCCTTAGAAGTCCTGAAAGCCATCGTCCTGGAAGGGCATATCCGGGATAAAGAACGGATGACCAATAATATCAGTGTCAATCAGTTGAAATACATTCCCAATATCCGTTACTTTTTATCTGGAGATAAAATCATTAAACCAGTAACCTTGGGAGTAGAAGCCGTAACAGAGGGACTGCTTTTTTCTTACGAAATCAGTTTCCAATGCGAAAATCTCCTCAACAGTCATATAGAACGGGAAATCTTATCAGAATCACTTTCTGTAAATGGTAAAGAAATCTATATCCGCAAAGGGAATAAGGTCAAGTTTGTGAATAGAGTTCCCATGGCATATCGGAATGGAACTGAAGAATTGAAGGGGATTTCCAAGCTCTCCCTGCAGACAGAACCTACGGAACTTTTTCTTACAGGAAATTTCAAAGCTTTTTACAGTTCCAAACTGGTCAAACTGATCAGAGACTGGTTTACCAACAAACTCTTCATTGTCTATGAGGCTGCCTTTGTAGATATTCTTCCCAATCTGGCAGATAACAGATCCAATGCCTCTTTTGGCATGATCAATGATTTGGCAAAAGCCATCGGCAGCAGTGCCAATGAAATGGTCTATATCAATGATCCAGACGGACAACCCAAATTGTTTTCCGAATTTGGTACACCTAATAAAAAAGTGTTGATACCGGCCAACCAGTTCGAATCCCTGGGTACCCGCCGGATTGTAAGCATTTTTCCTGCTATTGCCAAGGCATTTTTAAATGGAGCAACCCTTTTGGTCGATGAGCTGGATGCCAGTATCCATACCATGGCCATTATCAGCCTCATCAACGTATTCCATAATGATGAAATCAACAGGAATCATGCGCAGCTGATTTTTAATACCCAGAATCCTATTTATTTGAACCGGAATATTTTCCGGACAGACGAAATCAAGTTCGTAGATAGGAATGATGAAACCCATTGCAGTGAACTTTATGCATTGTCAGATTTTGGCACTAAAGGAAGCACCAGAGCAAAAAACACCAATAATTACATGACCAACTATTTTGTAAATCGTTACGGAGCTATCCGTAATATTGATTTAAGTGATATTTTCCTAAAAATTTTGGAGGAACAGGATAACAAGTAAGGGAAGTGACGATGTGCAAAGAAGAGCATCCAATCAGTATTATTTCTTGGTTGAAGGGGAATGTGAAGAACGTTATTTGCGTTGGCTTCAAAACTTGATTAATCAGGAACCGAATCGGATTGTGAATGTATCTTTTACCATAAAGCGGGATGTGAAAATGGTAAGCTGGGTCAAGCACTTATCCCTTATGGGAAAGACCCGAATTGTCCAGGTTGTCGATTATGAAGGAAACCAGCCCAATGATCGCCAGACATTTTTGAATATGCTGGACGACATGCATCAGGCGTCTCGGATAAAGCAGGTTGACTGTCAACTGGGTTATTCGAATCTCACATTTGAACTATGGATTTTGTTGCATAAAATTGATTATAGAACTCCCTTAACCACCAAAGCACAG is a genomic window containing:
- a CDS encoding DUF4422 domain-containing protein, which encodes MDLKILIAAHKPYWMPSDPVYLPLQVGAEGKSLIPGYTPDNTGDNISSKNPHYCELTGLYWAWKNLSCEYIGLCHYRRYFGHQVHTDDLEKKKAAIFSGADYEKLLGQYDVILPVKRNYYIETVRSQYEHAHYKKDLDEVEAIIAEKYPQYSAAFTTVMNRRKLHILNMFAMKKTLFDQYCSWLFDILFTLESRIDISSYSPYEARIYGFLSERLFNVWLEKQGLKEVEVPVVFLERVDWPKKIREFLARKFLGKKQ
- a CDS encoding transposase, with product MNDSSCVFEIIEKTVSTSENRLSISSLCKMAGVSRSGYYAWVKAEAFRQAQEEQDRKDFELILAAYKRRGYKKDARSIYMELLHMDPPVIMNVKKIRRLMKKFHLLCPIRKANPYRQLAKALKTNTVADNLLQRQFEDYGPRMVLLTDITYLPSAHPSSITGIV
- a CDS encoding HTH domain-containing protein → MSRKLFTEEQIAALRQNPYVYSVSRSTLVLRKSFKEIFYTEYMEGVYPKDVFKKYGFDPAVLGERRIGGALQHIKEEYAKYGCFYEGRRPADRSDTAAKVKPEDDIKALRHEVEYLRQEVEY
- a CDS encoding AAA family ATPase, producing MLIKYWIENYKSFYKRAEFHMQPAPRLQQLSYSVLNEKAGRKKVRGLCSSVVYGPNAAGKTSFLGALEVLKAIVLEGHIRDKERMTNNISVNQLKYIPNIRYFLSGDKIIKPVTLGVEAVTEGLLFSYEISFQCENLLNSHIEREILSESLSVNGKEIYIRKGNKVKFVNRVPMAYRNGTEELKGISKLSLQTEPTELFLTGNFKAFYSSKLVKLIRDWFTNKLFIVYEAAFVDILPNLADNRSNASFGMINDLAKAIGSSANEMVYINDPDGQPKLFSEFGTPNKKVLIPANQFESLGTRRIVSIFPAIAKAFLNGATLLVDELDASIHTMAIISLINVFHNDEINRNHAQLIFNTQNPIYLNRNIFRTDEIKFVDRNDETHCSELYALSDFGTKGSTRAKNTNNYMTNYFVNRYGAIRNIDLSDIFLKILEEQDNK
- the glf gene encoding UDP-galactopyranose mutase produces the protein MKYNYLIVGAGLYGAAFAQQAREAGKSVLVIDKRPQIAGNVYTRDVEGIHVHQYGAHIFHTNNKEVWDYVNRFATFNRFTNSPVANYHGELFSLPFNMYTFNKMWGVATPEEATAKIEEQKRQAGITNPRNLEEQAISLVGTDIYEKLIKGYTEKQWGRPCTELPAFIIKRLPVRLTFDNNYFNALYQGIPVGGYTRLVANMLEGIEVRLNEDYLENKEKWDALADKVVYTGPIDAYFHYEYGPLEYRSVRFETELLDKPNYQGVAAMNYTDRETPWTRIIEHKWFQFGKDDNGNDLSKTVISREYSSEWKVGDEPYYPVNDEKNSALYQKYRQRAADEKNVLFGGRLGEYKYYDMDAVLGVALAAAKEELRK
- a CDS encoding RloB domain-containing protein; translation: MQRRASNQYYFLVEGECEERYLRWLQNLINQEPNRIVNVSFTIKRDVKMVSWVKHLSLMGKTRIVQVVDYEGNQPNDRQTFLNMLDDMHQASRIKQVDCQLGYSNLTFELWILLHKIDYRTPLTTKAQYLEQLNRAFHKNFETLKKYKQEKNFQNILQNITLDDVKKAIARAERIRKYNEENFHKEVYKRKYIYFKDNPDCSLQEAIKDVLTECGLMKKG
- a CDS encoding four helix bundle protein: MFFQKMIVWDKAKKLTIDTYRLVKFLPKEELYSLSDQMRRAAISIISNIAEGSGRVTARETRYFLGIARGSVNELHAQLIVCQELEYLTQAQVKPLMALSDEVRRMLTSLIAKESYD